A single uncultured Fretibacterium sp. DNA region contains:
- a CDS encoding Fic family protein, with protein MKEDGGMRMGRPPYTITEKAADYLAKIVETVTRLEFGTGFTRDIKLHRENRLRTIHSSLAIEGNSLTLGEVTAVIKGRVVAGGQAEVKEVKNAYEAYDRIMTFDPYEIADFLSAHRLMAQGLVKEAGRFRSGDVGVFDGGAVVHVGARPQFVPKLMSDLFAWAKGSDLHPVLKSAILHYEIEIIHPFADGNGRMGRLWQTLLLAKWNSILAWIPMESVLYENRLQYYKAIEDSRRANDSGVFIEFTLSALYEILKETSSNLLASDQDNEQENEQDSEQVGYEEKILAFCVEPRTREEIQAFVGIARRERFRAKILRPLLDSGRLRMTIPDKPNSRNQRYVRA; from the coding sequence ATGAAGGAAGATGGAGGGATGAGGATGGGCAGGCCGCCTTATACAATCACGGAAAAAGCAGCCGACTACCTGGCGAAGATCGTTGAGACCGTGACCCGTCTTGAATTTGGCACTGGCTTCACGCGCGATATTAAGCTGCACCGCGAAAATCGCTTGAGGACCATCCATTCCTCCCTTGCCATAGAGGGCAATTCCCTCACGCTGGGAGAGGTGACCGCCGTCATCAAGGGCAGGGTGGTCGCGGGCGGGCAGGCGGAGGTCAAAGAGGTCAAAAACGCCTACGAGGCTTATGACAGGATTATGACCTTCGACCCCTATGAGATTGCCGACTTCCTGAGTGCCCACAGGCTGATGGCTCAGGGCCTGGTGAAGGAAGCGGGCCGCTTCCGAAGCGGCGATGTCGGCGTGTTCGATGGAGGCGCGGTGGTGCATGTCGGGGCAAGGCCGCAGTTCGTGCCCAAATTGATGTCGGACTTATTCGCCTGGGCGAAGGGCTCGGACCTGCATCCCGTGCTGAAGAGCGCGATTCTGCATTACGAGATAGAGATCATCCATCCTTTTGCCGACGGCAACGGACGTATGGGGCGGCTCTGGCAGACGCTCCTGCTGGCCAAATGGAACTCCATCCTTGCCTGGATACCGATGGAGTCGGTGCTTTACGAGAATCGTCTCCAGTATTACAAGGCGATTGAGGACTCCCGTCGTGCCAACGATTCCGGCGTGTTCATCGAATTTACGCTTTCGGCCCTGTATGAAATTTTGAAGGAGACGAGCTCCAACTTGCTCGCTTCTGATCAAGATAACGAGCAAGAGAATGAGCAAGATAGCGAGCAAGTTGGGTACGAAGAGAAAATCCTGGCATTTTGCGTCGAGCCGAGGACGCGCGAGGAGATCCAGGCTTTTGTGGGCATTGCCCGCCGTGAGCGCTTCAGGGCAAAAATACTGAGACCGCTGCTTGACTCCGGAAGGCTTAGAATGACGATCCCCGATAAACCCAACAGCCGAAACCAGCGGTACGTCAGGGCTTGA